The segment GGCGTCACGAGCACTTCGAGGTCCCGGACATCTTCCAGCAGTTCCAGCGCTGCCGTGCCTTGACCGGCGATGATGTCCGGATGATCGAAAGGCGGCACGATCGTGCCCCCACGCTCGCCCTTGATCCGTTCGGCGATCGCCTCCCGGCTTTCGCCACGCTTGTAGGTGACGACATCGGCGCCGTAGCCGCGCGTCGCCTCGAGTTTGATCTGCGATGCATACTCGGGCATGACGATCGTCGCCCGGATGCCGAGCAGCTTCGCCGCTAGCGCGACGCCTTGCGCGTGGTTGCCGGACGAAAAGGCGACGACGCCGCGGGCGCGCTCATCGTCGGAAAGACGGCTCAGCGCGTTGTACGCGCCGCGGAACTTGAACGCGCCGACGCGCTGGAAATTCTCGCACTTGAGGAAGAGGTGCCGACCGGCGATCGCGTCGAGTGCCGCCGACGTGACGACAGGCGTCCGGTGCGCGACGCCTTCGATGCGTTGCGCAGCCGCCCGTACGTCGTCTATGGACATCATGGTCAGCATTATCGCTTCATTCCGGAACGCATACCGACTACCCCTCGAGGAGCGGGCTATGGAACTCCCGTCGCTTCGCCCTCACCGAGTTTAAAACCGCGGCGGTCGACCGAAAAGGTCGACCGCTCCAGCATCGTCGGGGCAGCTGGAACGTTAGGCGGGGACGTC is part of the Candidatus Eremiobacteraceae bacterium genome and harbors:
- a CDS encoding pyridoxal-phosphate dependent enzyme, producing the protein MMSIDDVRAAAQRIEGVAHRTPVVTSAALDAIAGRHLFLKCENFQRVGAFKFRGAYNALSRLSDDERARGVVAFSSGNHAQGVALAAKLLGIRATIVMPEYASQIKLEATRGYGADVVTYKRGESREAIAERIKGERGGTIVPPFDHPDIIAGQGTAALELLEDVRDLEVLVTPVGGGGLISGSAIVAKTLRPGLKIVGVEPEAGDDWSRSRRARKPVAIPEPDTIAEGLRTTSPGDITWPIADKLVDDFVTVNDDEIRNAMRLLFGRTKIVVEPAGAVPVAAALAGKAGDFGARVGIIISGGNVDADTFAKLIAAS